The Amycolatopsis nigrescens CSC17Ta-90 genomic interval GCCGTGCGAGGCTTCCTGGACCCGCCGTGGCGCAGGGACCCGGTGCTGCTGATCGTCGCCGCGGCGGCGCTGACCGTGCTGTTCGCCGACCTCTCCGGGCTGTCCAAGGCCGAGACCGAGCGCATCTGGCTACCGTTCGCGGTATGGCTGCTGCCCGCGACCGCCCTGCTGCCCGCCGTTTCCCGCCGCTGGTGGCTGGCCGGGCAGGCGGCGGTCGCGCTGCTGGTGAATCATCTGGTGCTGACGTTCTGGTGAGGTGCGCGTGAACGAGCTGTCCGGCCGGGTGCTGGTGGTCGACGACGACGAGACGGTGCGCGACGTGGTGCGCCGGTACCTCGAGGCGGCCGGGTTCGCCGTGGAGGTGGCCGGGGACGGCGCCGAGGGCCTGCGCCGGTTCGCTGAGACGCGGCCGGAGCTGGTGGTGCTGGACGTGATGATGCCTGGCATCAACGGCCTGGAGGTCTGCCGGCGGCTGCGTGCGGTCAGCGCCGTGCCGGTGGTGCTGCTGACCGCGCTCGGCGAGGAGGAGAACCGCATCGCCGGCCTGGAGCTCGGCGCGGATGACTACGTGACCAAGCCGTTCAGCCCGAAGGAGCTGGCGCTGCGGGTGTCCTCGGTGCTGCGCCGGGCGCGGATGCCGAGCCGGGCACCCGAGGTGGCCGAGCTGGTGGACGGCAACCTCCGGCTGCTGCTCGGCGCCCGCCAGGCC includes:
- a CDS encoding response regulator transcription factor, whose translation is MNELSGRVLVVDDDETVRDVVRRYLEAAGFAVEVAGDGAEGLRRFAETRPELVVLDVMMPGINGLEVCRRLRAVSAVPVVLLTALGEEENRIAGLELGADDYVTKPFSPKELALRVSSVLRRARMPSRAPEVAELVDGNLRLLLGARQASLNGAELPLTTREFDLLAFFLGNPGTAYSRSDLLEKVWGWDFGDQSTVTVHVRRLREKIEREPAKPVRVATVWGIGYRYDLGRS